One window of Quercus robur chromosome 12, dhQueRobu3.1, whole genome shotgun sequence genomic DNA carries:
- the LOC126708258 gene encoding vegetative cell wall protein gp1, which translates to MEKLNIVTITLFAAFMLLVPKSECQVQPPPMPIPTPTPTPMPNPTPYYPNFPPLCASQFQLANYACSRLPPFYPVPPPTPVSPVEPSPNLPPYATWFPNEDDDDDGGDDGDENHHRSRHGHGHGHRHRHEHRESPWYGVFAPPTPPVSPTPPVGPTPPVGPTPPVGPTPPVGPTPPVGPTPPVGPTPPVGPFPPVGPTPPVGPFPPVNPGMSPQEENCCRWAQQVDSKCVCQILYQLPPYASFLLRPVHEVTLDIGAGEGCRVTYTCAGTLRRAH; encoded by the coding sequence ATGGAGAAACTCAACATTGTTACAATAACACTCTTTGCAGCATTCATGTTGCTTGTGCCCAAGTCAGAGTGCCAGGTTCAACCTCCGCCAATGCCAATTCCGACTCCAACTCCAACTCCAATGCCAAATCCAACTCCATATTATCCAAATTTCCCTCCACTCTGTGCATCACAATTTCAACTGGCAAACTATGCATGTTCTCGACTCCCCCCCTTCTACCCAGTCCCTCCCCCAACACCAGTTTCTCCTGTTGAACCATCTCCTAATCTTCCACCGTACGCAACATGGTTTCCTAATGaagatgatgacgatgatggaGGAGATGATGGTGATGAGAACCATCACAGGAGTAGGCATGGACATGGACATGGACATAGACATAGGCACGAGCATAGGGAGAGCCCTTGGTATGGCGTCTTCGCTCCCCCCACCCCGCCTGTCAGCCCAACCCCGCCTGTCGGCCCAACTCCGCCTGTTGGCCCAACACCACCTGTCGGCCCAACCCCACCTGTCGGCCCAACCCCGCCTGTAGGCCCAACCCCACCTGTCGGCCCAACCCCACCTGTCGGCCCATTTCCTCCTGTTGGCCCAACCCCGCCTGTTGGCCCATTTCCTCCTGTCAACCCTGGCATGTCACCTCAAGAAGAGAATTGTTGCCGGTGGGCGCAACAGGTGGACAGCAAATGTGTTTGTCAAATTCTATATCAATTGCCTCCCTATGCAAGCTTCCTCCTGAGGCCTGTGCATGAAGTCACCCTTGATATTGGTGCTGGTGAAGGTTGCAGGGTTACTTATACTTGTGCGGGGACACTAAGAAGAGCTCATTGA
- the LOC126709663 gene encoding protein WHAT'S THIS FACTOR 1 homolog, chloroplastic — protein MLSKTQFIFSYLNHNLKSTPTNPFINFQTKPISSLKVVWRKDSKLDQAIEIDKRYRLCARVVKEVLNEPGQVIPLRYLEKRRERMGLTVKVRTFLTKNPGLFTSYYDKIKPKTQPVEFIRVSDRLKDFLEEEERVYSENEHWIMSKLCKLLMMSKDKVLSVDKLVHVKREFGFPNDFLVNLVPKYPQYFRLVGCPGEGQSFLELVSWEPEFAKSVIERRAEEESRLTGIRVRPNFHVKLPSGFFLRKEMREWVRDWMELDYVSPYEDVSQLDQASREMEKRMVGVFHELLSLSLHKRVPVPILGKFSDEYRFSNAFSSVFTRHSGIFYMSLKGGIKTAMLREAYKGDKLIDRDPLLQIKDKFAELLEEGWRVRAEQLRYHREAVNKDMEMMAMKNVEYDKHACDE, from the coding sequence ATGTTATCGAAAACCCAGTTCATATTTTCCTACTTGAACCATAATCTCAAATCCACACCCACAAATCCTTTTATCAATTTccaaaccaaacccatttcGAGTCTCAAAGTTGTGTGGCGCAAGGACTCCAAACTTGACCAAGCAATAGAGATCGACAAGCGGTACAGGCTATGTGCTCGCGTTGTCAAGGAGGTTCTTAACGAACCAGGCCAAGTGATCCCACTTCGATACCTCGAAAAACGCCGTGAGAGAATGGGGCTAACTGTGAAAGTTAGAACCTTTCTCACAAAAAACCCTGGTTTATTTACTAGTTACtatgataaaataaaacccaaaacccaaccGGTCGAATTTATAAGAGTTTCGGACCGGCTCAAAGATTTTCTCGAAGAAGAGGAAAGGGTTTATAGTGAAAATGAGCATTGGATAATGTCTAAGTTGTGTAAATTATTGATGATGTCTAAGGATAAGGTTCTTAGTGTGGATAAGTTGGTACACGTGAAGAGGGAATTTGGTTTTCCAAATGATTTTTTGGTTAACTTGGTGCCCAAGTATCCTCAGTATTTTAGGTTAGTAGGGTGTCCTGGTGAGGGGCAATCGTTTCTGGAGTTGGTTTCGTGGGAACCCGAGTTTGCAAAATCGGTTATTGAGAGGAGGGCAGAGGAGGAGTCAAGGCTAACGGGGATTCGGGTTAGGCCTAATTTTCATGTTAAGCTTCCGTCGGGGTTTTTCTTGAGGAAGGAGATGAGGGAGTGGGTTAGGGATTGGATGGAGCTCGATTATGTGTCCCCGTATGAGGATGTGTCACAGTTGGATCAGGCATCTAGGGAAATGGAGAAGAGGATGGTGGGGGTTTTCCATGAGTTGCTTTCGCTTTCATTGCATAAGAGGGTTCCTGTGCCGATATTGGGGAAGTTCAGTGATGAGTATAGGTTCTCAAATGCTTTCTCGAGTGTGTTTACTAGGCATTCGGGGATATTCTACATGTCGTTGAAAGGTGGGATCAAGACAGCAATGTTGAGAGAAGCATATAAGGGTGATAAGTTGATTGATCGGGATCCACTGCTTCAGATAAAAGATAAGTTTGCTGAGTTGTTGGAGGAGGGATGGAGAGTGAGAGCAGAGCAGTTGAGGTATCACAGGGAAGCAGTTAATAAAGACATGGAAATGATGGCAATGAAGAATGTTGAATATGACAAGCATGCGTGTGATGAATGA